In Tenrec ecaudatus isolate mTenEca1 chromosome 9, mTenEca1.hap1, whole genome shotgun sequence, the DNA window TCTCTATCCTTGCATGTAACTGCgtgcatctgaagagggatttatggacaagTATCATACTTAGggatttgatttggactgggcttcatgttttcttaatatccaattatatatatgagtgtcactggatttgtttctctagtcaccctggtCTAACACACTTTCTTAATGATGTATTATTGACTTCCTAGTAATTTTACGTACTTTAAGACCGCACAATATAAACACGCTGCTAATCGTGGTTCTTTCAGAAATATCTTACAGTTatttgtaatgatcatttaaaaaatgtacagTGTTGTGTTACAAATACAAAATATCATTTGGCTAGTTCTTGTATTCCTTAAAAGATTTTGTCATGAAGTTTATTTTAGGGCTCTGTTGAATAGTTCTTGAGGAGAATGTACTGTATTGAACTGAAATGCGCTGAAAATGCTAAGATAACAAAAAACTTAATTTGCATACTTTTTTCTAGGCAATTTAGCTGTATTTCCTATTAAAACTGGGCTGAAGTAGTAGTTTTTTCATGTAGTTGAGTTCATGATCATTTTATATGTCATGATATCTTATTTGGAGAATGTTGTAAATAAGCATTTATAATATTTTGTAATTCATAAACAATATTTTATACATCTTGTAATTCATGACTTGTAAGTAGGCATGGACCTGCTTCCAACTTACGGAACATTAAAGTCCTTCTCTCTGTTGTAGAAATGTAGACAACCAGTTTCCTGGGCAAGCAGTTGCTGCTGGGATCCCGGTGTATCCTGCTCTCAGCCCACTGCAGATGCTGTGGTGGCAGCAGATGTATGCTCATCAGTACTACATGCAATAGTAAGTTCCTTTGAATCCCCTTTTGAGTTGCTCaatctgtcttttcttttttatcctaaGTAACTTGACTTGGAATTTATTTTGCGGATGTATTTCATTGGTTACTGAAAATTAGTATGAAAAAGGATTttcttggacagtgtaagatatgacaataataataattaaaaaattatcaagggatcgtgaGGGAAGGAGGCTGAAGGAGCTGTGTGTTTACCCTGTGCCTCATGGTGTTGAGAGTGTGGTAGGGAAACAGGATGCAATCATGGTCAGGCCCATTGGATTGCTTTGTTCCACAGCCTATGATAGTTCTCTCTGGATGACTCCTGGTTCATTCTCTGCTGTGCTTCATCGTGTATCTCTAAGTCATTGCTAGAAGATGTCAGATTTGGCCTCTGTATGCTCTTATGTGTACTCTCCTTCCTGGCATCTTTGCAAGTGATGCTCTcattgaaggagtcctggtgcccagtggttaagcacttagctgctaaccaatagTTGGCAACTCAAACACACCATGCTCTGCACCAGCAGATGCagcagtctacttccataaagaaaccTACGTGGCACTTTTACTGCCCTACAGGCTCATGATGAATGACCGTCCACTCAACAGTGGTGGATTCCTGTGTCTTCATCATCATTATCCAAGCTCTGAGCTTTAGTCAGCTTTGCCTTCCACCTTCTGTTGCACCAAGAGGTGTTAATATGAGCGTAACTGAAAAAAAGAATGGTAGAGACTTATTAGACAAAATATAAATGTGTGAAGCTGTTCCTTTTCAGTACATAAGTCTGAGTCTATAGATTAAGTGAGGTGGTGTGTCCATCTCTTTGACTCTCCTCCCAAGAATTCCATGCTTTTCCTAGAACTccacagctcattttaaaagtgattgaaTCCTGGGGGGAAACAAGATAGAAACTatactgaaattgattgtggtaatgattgtacaattcttcttgatatgcttgaactgttgaattatatgatatgtgaagtacccccccaccccccccaaaaaattctgTGCTTTTTGTGTTGCAACATGTCAAAACAACAGTTTTGGCACACTTGAAAGATTTAAACCATGTTCCTTAACAATGTTCTTAGAGTTTGGTGAACAAAAAGAAAATCTGACAGGACAAGATCAGGGTTGTGGGGTAGGTAGGGTAgcatttcccagtgaaattctcataggacatctATAGCTTCCCTTGAAGAATAAGCAAGTGCATTCTCCTGATGGAAAAAAGTTCGTGGTACAATTGTCCTACCCTtcgttctcaccaatgcagttttcaactctcttaaaatgttttcttaataagtcTGTGATTGTCGTTTAAGAAAATCTATTAAGATGGTCCTTTTGGAATTCTCCTGAAACAATCAGCCTAACTTTTGAGTTGACTTCTCTacattgaatttaactggcccagtagaTCCCCTTGCAAGGCACTGTTTTGCTTGGACCTTCTTGGGAAGGCATCCTAGTGAGACTAAACAAGGGTATTACTCTTTTGCAGCCATCCGCTGACCAGAGATATGTTTAAATACATGTTGTGTGTAATGAGCCCATGCATGTGTGAAGTAGAATTCtagtagcagtactttttgacaTCCCCTTGAATGTTCTCTCTGGGCTCTGTCATTTCCTTTGTATCCTACTTCCGATGTATTTTCCTTTGTAGACCTGCTTTACTGCAATGGttgtctctcttttttaataCTTTGATACATTTCATCTTGTTTACATCTGCTAGTTGGTTATtcttcatcttttaaaatatcCAATGATTCATTTGCCCATATTTTGAAATCTAAAACCCTATCTTTTCTCTTTGCCCCATAACACTAACCTAATGCCCTCTGTTATAGCCCCTTGATTCTAGATAGGCTGTTTTTATTTTGTGCTAAAGGGCTTTAAAAAGCTCTTAGAACATTTTAATGGAATTaaaatcccatttccacaaactcTTAGATGCTTCCTGGTATATTGCCATTGGGATAGCTGTCTTTTGCGCGATACTTACGGTGTGCGCAGCAGGACTCTAGGTACCTTGCATCCCTTAGCTCATTTGGAAGTCTCAGGGAACCCTGAGGCATAAGAGGGTTTATTGCGCTTGTTCCTCAGTCTCATGTACAAGAATATCTATCAGGCAGGAAATACTTTAAAGGCTATGAAGCCCTACCCAAACACAAGGTATTAGTATACTGGTTTAGGCTTTTGTAGCCTTGAAAACTTTGATTTTTCTCTCTGAATATTAAGCTTTTGTTATAGGTAAGTTAGACATAGAATTGTAGAAAGGATAGTAAAGTGAACAACATTTGTTGATTTATGGCCAATCTTACTCTACAGCTTTCTCTCCTCATTGGATACTTTCGACGGAAAGCTAGACTTAATATCTTTTTGCAGGTAACCTTTTGTAGAAAAGGATATTCTAGCTCGTCATGCAATGCAGGTGCAAGCAAACCTTAGGACCATAGTCCTTTGTAGGTTGAGAAGGACTTTTGATAAGTGATCCTCCATTGGAGATCTCAAAGGTCAGAATGAAGGTTGAGGGATTTTTATCTGAGGTCTATTTAACATTGTAAACTACGAATACAAATACAAAAAACATTGTAAACTACGAATACAGCAATGGACACAGGACAATAAATAAACATTTTCCGACAAATCTTTCAAAACGGGTTTGAgagggaggtgatggtggtgtgaGAATCTTCCCATGTGGACTAACAAAAAGACTCTGAAAATGTGACAGTTTGGACTGGATGGTCATTACCTTATAAGGTAATTtggggaaagagagagggaaaaaacccCACCATGGCTAGCTGACCCCTACCATGTCCCCCACCATCTCAGATAGCCAGGCTAGGCAAGGCCTGAGCTACACCTGCCTTATCTGTCAGTACTCCACCATTCCAGTGGAATTGGTGCTTATCTAAAAATTGTGGGGTAGAAGTTGTGACAGTCCATATTGGGTTTATGAGAAATAAATCTAGCTCTTCAGGAAATTTAAAAATAGTATGAAAAAttattttcccccctttttaatatttattctgGTGGTTATTTCAGTCAAGCTGCAGTTTCAGCTCAGGCCACAACAAACGCCAACCCAGCCCAGCCTACTGCGCCACAGCCTCTAAATTTGGCACACGTTCCTGGAGAAGAACCCCAACCAGCTCCAAACCTAGTGGCTCAAGAAAACCGGCCTGTGAATGAGAATGTTCAAATGAATGCACAGGGAGGTCCAGTGATAAACGAGGAAGACTTCAATCGAGACTGGCTAGACTGGATGTATACGTTCTCACGAGCTGCAATTCTCCTTAGCATTGTGTACTTCTATTCCTCTTTCAGCCGGTTTATCATGGTCATGGGAGCCATGCTACTGGTGTATCTGTAAGTGATGTTCATTGTTTGTTTCGCTGGTCTTTAAGAATTGCTCTCCTAAAGCAGCTTAGTATGTAATCTGTCTTGTCTGTCAGTGGATGTTGAGTTAAGAATGCAGGACTTCTGATACTTTGGCATATTTCCACATTCTCATTCCCAGAGCAAGGCAAGCTATGTATCATCAGTTATGGAgtagagattttttttccccccttactATCTTTGATAGAGGTTGATTTTGTTGGTGGTGCTCTGTTAGTTGCATATACCATGAGAAGGTATATGATGCACACCCATAAAAGAAGGCCCATTTTTTCAATAGTAGTTACCAACAGTAAGTCATATGGGGGTGGGTCAGATATTTTTATGAAAGTAAATGGCAaagaaatatttgaattttgaaaaatctgaaaataatttttatgacttCTCATTGCAGTTTGTATGGCTTGAATTAGTTTCTGTTTTGCTGTCAttgttttgagagagagagagagagagagagagagctttttgACCTGAAATAAGAGATTGTAGTTTTTGGATTTAtaataattttttctaatattttattataatcacTTTTTCTCTTCTAGGATACTCATGCTTCAGAATGTTTCCAATAAAAACAATTGTcagttttttctttattttttttttaatagacatCAAGCCGGATGGTTTCCTTTTAGGCAAGAAGGAGGTCAGCACCAAGCTGCCAACAATCACGCTGATGGTCACAATGATGGGCAAAATGCAAATAACCTAGAGCTAGAAGAAATGGTATGTTCATGAGGTTTTTGTATATTTTAAACATGGATGTTTCCTCAGGACTATATGAGACTGAAAATATAGTAATAATAATGTCATGGGTCTCCCACATGTTCCACTTGTGGAGTGGcacatgaagaaaaaaataagttaTAAGTTGTGACATGGTTTTAGCCCAGAGAACTTAGAGTTTAATTGTGCATTAGTCATATATTAGAATTCAATAGGAAAGATTGACATTATCCTCCctaaaaataacttttgaaaaaaattatgcaCATGTTGAGATGTATGTATTAGACTGGCACTTGTCTCTTTtcaactgaagaagaactgaattCTCCTTTGTATCATGAGTGACTACTCAGTAGGAGCATGTTTCTTGTTTCGTTTGAAAGGAGCGTCTCATGGATGACGGACTGGAAGCCGAGAGTGGGGAGGATGCTGGTGAAGACGGCAGTGCACAGCAAAGGCCTGGGCTGATGGCTTCTGCTTGGTCGTTCATCACCACCTTCTTTACTTCACTGATACCAGAAGGGCCTCCCCAAGTTGCCAATTAGCCCTGAAAAAACGGTGCCAGCTGCAAAGGAGGGTTTGACTTTAGGAAAGTGTTTTAAATAACAGTGCAATTTCAAAAAAATTTATAACTTTCTTTTGATCATGTACAGAAGTGTTTTTCTTTAAGCTTCTCATGCATATGAATATTTTAAGCACAAATGGACTACTAAATGTgtgatgattattattattattttcaagatTCTAACAAGATAGTATAACAATCCTGGTTTTCCAGGTTTTACTTGTTTTAATTATGTACATTATGCCAAGACAGACCTATTTGTGTGTCTTATTTCTTTAAAGAGCTGcttcacatatgaatgtctatagtTAGTAGGCTAGGCCCTTCAATGTAATTTGATTAGATCTATTTTCTGTGAATTATTGTAAAATTTTAAACAGAATGACCTCATAGTTTTTAACAAGGAATATTATTTACCTAAAATGTGCTAGTAGCATCCTGCCCAGCCATAAAGCAATAAACTCAATAATCTTAATTTTGAAATTTGAATAAATTAATGGAATCTTTCTATTTTAAGGGCATGTATCACATAATTGGAATTAGtaccactaaaaaaaaaaaaaaaggcagctcTCCTGTGGAATTAACAGTGATATGTTTGATACAGGCAgtacttttttaaaatgagatatGCTGGAAATCACTTcctgtaattttttaaataaacagaACAATTATGGTAAACTGTCTTAGGAGCTATTTGTTCATCCTTTCCATAGTGCACATCCATCACATGCGCAAACTATGTGTGGAAGGATGGTTTAAGTCTTCACGGTATTTTTAGAACTCTTTCCTTGCTCAGAGAGTTaccttctgggtctttgatattcTGAAACCTTGGTAAGCATATTTAAACATCCAAATTTAATACTTTACAGGAAAGGATTAAATTTCTTACAGGGTACATAGCTAATAGGTGTGGATGAGAACTTATTTTGTATCTCACTTGAAAATGTATCATAAAGTTAGGAATGTGCTATTGGCATAGGAATTGATTAGATAGAACAGAAGATTGAGAAAACCTCTCCATGAATTTTTCTCTAAAATGCATACATATAATGACAAAGGTAACATTTCAAGGGATAGCTGCTTACCCCTCTTGAAAAGTAAAACTTGGTTTCTGTTAATATCAAAATTGATTCCACATGACATCCCATTTAAACGTGAACAACAAAAGCATAGAAGTACTAATAGACCATGTAGGTGGAGACTACGTTTAGACATAGGTGACTgttctgttaggtgccatctagtcatctGCACAggagaatgaaccactgcccagtcccgcacaGGCTCACAGTTGTTCCGATGCATGAGCCCGTGGTGGCAGCCACGGTCAGTccgtctccttgagagccttcctttcCTTTGCTGCCTCTGCCAAAGCCGGTGTCCTTCAGGGATGggcctctcttgacaacatgtccaaactatggaAGAGGACgtctcaacatccttgcctttaaggagcactctggcagtacATTTTCCAAGACAAATCGGTTTGtatttctggaagttcatggtactttcaatattcttctccaacacaattcaattgttttgttttgaataatttagaagagtctttattcagttataactagactgctagaatctaaaagtgattctttgattgcagtcctgAGTGGACATGTTAgtccatctttaaaggcaaaagctCACTTATCATTTGACTAGGACTTAAGCAAgcgtggacagaagcagaaagcaaaattaatgttgtTATTCTTTAATGTTAGTGAACATTACACaaaacagcattgattataacatcctggttaataacataaaaatagtAATATACTGGttacatcaaaaggaacaatattattacaatgttctgatctcGAGAACATGAATATATTCTGAAATTAATCTCTAGTGGGACTTTACGAGATGAGagggtgcgatagtttattgtgccagcctggcacaATACAAGAATgggctctagagaaccctgtccaacacagagggggaaggaggcaggtcaaTCAGCAGTCAACAAGATGGCGTATGAGTGGCTAATGCTAGTCTGTCTCCCTCCCATGAGCACTCATTGTGCATGCAAGCCaaatgaaattattgacaatccCAACATATTCTCAATTTCTTATtatattgcttattggtccacgtatttttttaatcgttttattaggggctcatacaactcttatcacaatccatacatacatcaattgtgtgaagcacatttgtacattcattgccctcatcattctcaaaacatttgctctccacttaagctcctggcatcaggtcctcattttttaccctcctccccgctcccctctccctcatgaacccttgataatttataaattattattttgtcatatcttgccctgtctgacttctctcttcacccacttttctgttgtctgtcccccatggtggaggtcacatgtagatccttgtaatcggttacccctttccaaccaacccaccccccccaacaccaccctcccagtattgccactcacaccactggtgttgaagggatcatctgtcctggattccctgtgtttccagttcctatctgtatcagtgtacatcctctggtctagccagacttgcaaggtagaattgggatcatgatagtaggggtggctgggggtggggggcaggaagcatttaggaactagaggaaagttgcgttcaATTGTATTGATtctttgaggcaattgaaaataccatggcttggatcaggcgctCCCTTAGTccttcctcaaagcaacatctttgcttttcaaaactaaATTGTGCAGCAGATCCTGTAATGCAACTCTTCTTTTGTTCTCTCAGCTGCTGCTTTCATCGCATTGAAAGACAacttcatcatgatgttactaaCTtacctggttgtgaggatttggttttccTTACGTTGAGTCctgatccatattgaaggctgcaatcctttatctTTATCAGAAGTACTCCAActcctccttgctttcaacaagcaaggttagaTCATTgcctatttcaggttgttaataagccattcTCCAAtctcgatgccacattcttcatctaattcagcttctctgctgatttgctcagcctactgaccgaataagtatggtgagaggatacaaccctggcacacactattcctgattttaagccatgcagtatctacttgttctgtttgcacagctgcctcttgatgcacgtacaagttctgcatgagtgcgatgaagtgttctggaatgctcgttcttctcaaggttgtccatagtttgttattgttAGGACTCACATAGTTGACtgctttgacatagtcaataaaacccacgTAAATACCTTTGTGGGATCCCTCTccgtctttcagccaagatccatctgacagcagcagtgCTATCGATGCCTTCCGTGTTCCACGCCCTCCGAGTCCAGCATGAGACTCTGATAGGTCcccgtcagtgtactgctgcaactgctgttgcCTGTCCTCTGCCACTCTCCGCCAGAGTTCTGCTTCCAAATTGGGGAGCTAAAAATTCTCGGTGGTGGTGGACCTGTACTCATTGCTGTCGAGCCTATTACCACCCATAGTGATCTTCTAAGGAAAGGAGTGCTTCCCCAATAGGGCTTTACATTGTTATGGAAACAAACTACCATGTTTCTCCCTCCCAccagagaggctggtgtgtttgaaccaatgacttgcTCAGTGAACAGCTCAGTGCTTAGCctcttgtgccaccagggctgcttgatAGGATCCCGTAGAACAAAatttcactgccagtgagttgattctgactcagagaccttaCAGGGAAATGTAAAGCAACGCAGAGCCTTATGTTCAAAATGAGCACCTAGGCATTCAGTGTCACCTCGCTCCTAGAATTAAGATTAAACTCCTGACCATGGCTTACACAATCCTGAGAGCCGGGCCCTTGCTCCCTCTCATACGGTGTTCCTCCTCAGACCTAGTGCTAGCCTAGCTCTAGACCACCTAGCTTGACTACTCTTCCACCGGAGGACGTGTAGGGTTGCTGCTCTCTGCTCGAGAGACAGTTCCTCCTCTCCTTGTTGATAGCTGCCGCTCTTCTGCAGAGCTCACCTGACTGCCCCTTGCTTAGGGAGGAGTTCTCCCCGAGCACCACTTGCTGCTGTGGACTTAGCACCTTTGCAGTTTTTAGTTATCTGCTTACTTGCTTCTGGAACAGGATAGAGGGTTGTGAAGGCCCAGAATGCCGTTCTGCTCATCATTGTAGCCTCACTTCCAGAAGAACGCTTGTCGGGCATTTCAACAATGAACGAGTGTTTGGAAATATGCTTGCCCTTTGAACTAGCAGAGGTCTGAAACAAATCATGCACGTGCCATAGTTCGATGGTATCTTCCTTCATTTGCAAGAGGAAAAAACCAGAACTGACAGGTGTTCAACAAGATAAACTGATTCATTTGTAAACGGAAATACTATATCTAGATAGCTATGGCAAATGAGGTAGAGATGCAGTGGCTGAAATGATATTGAAAAAACGCAGCGTGCCCTCATGCAAAGAGATTGGAGGATATATCTCAGGGATGTTCATATTTGCAAGGTGGTGTGATGTTTCTTTTTGCTCATATGTTATTAAACCTTTTCTACAATACACATTTTTATCTGTTATTAGCTTACTTTTATACATAGAGGAAAGACATCATAGTAAAATTTGCAGCCTAAGGTTCAGCTCCCTATCCCCCAGCCAATCTTTAACAAGTGAGACACCTGAAATCTTAAGTTTGAAGTCACAGCAGTTTTTGTTGACTGTTAGTGTGGGGATGGAGCGGGGAGAAACATGAGACCGTCTTCACCTGTAAGgattcaggggcagttctactttggattgacttgatgacaatgatttttttttttttaaagaatcaggtGAAAATGTTGATTGAAATGGTATCTTCAAAGACTTAAGATGTTCTTGAGCCACTTACAGCCTAGAACTAATtcatagggaaaaaaaaaaacaaacagtttcTTCTGGGCCCGGGCCCAGCAGTTCAGATGTAGCAGTtctcccaagggagaaagatgaaatgatCTACTCACATAAGGATTAAAATCTTTCAAACTGTATATCTAGAGTCATGATGAGCATCAACTTGGCACCAGTGAGGTTTTTTGCTGTCCATGTTGGGGCCtgatcatgtcaagaaggtaGTGGTAGCTGGCGATGGTTCTCATATGACGAAAAGATAGCAGCAAAGAAGCCCAGACTCTGGTAAAATGGTGATTGGGAACAACTAGGATGGCTACGTGAGACATTAGCACATCCCAGGGCTCGTCAGTCCTTAGTGGAGGGAGCCCAAATGTAATCACCTCCTTGATGCAAACTGTTAGTAACAGCCAATCAGAAATGGAGTTACCTTCAGGCTGTAGCCGGCAtctaatatatatgtatcatacacacatacacaaagctCTAGCTTTTTTACTTGATGTGAATCCTGCATCTGATCTGACTCATCATCTGACCTCCACAGCCTGTGACCAACAGCCTATTTGCtgtctgacctgccaatcttgggttaGACCTGCAGTGACAGAGTCACCGTGATACCTGGCCCAAGGACTTGGGGCTTACCAGGATCTACAATTACATAAGTTATTTCCTTGATATGATCTATATTAGCTTCACTGGGGTTTTTTTCTTGAGAAAACACAGCCTGAGGCAGTAGAAGAAAGTAATAGATGTCAGAAATTAATGCAATTAAAAATGAGAGGATTTACAAAGCAAAGGGGCGACTCTGAAATATAATCGATAATggaaagaacaagaaaaatgAGAAGTTAGGAGTAATCAATATCAGAAATGAAATAGAGTTCATAATAGATCATGCAGATATTAAAAAGATATAAAGAATATTATGTAGAACTTGATGACAGTCGAAAATAGAGATGAGACAGTCAAATTCTAAGTATAATTGATCAAAATTCACacaattaaaaatacaaatatttctttttttaaaaaaacattttattagggactcatacaactctcatcacaatccatacgtgcatcaattgtataaagcacatctgtacattctttgccctcttcattttcacagcatttgctttccactaatgccctttgcatcaagtcctcttttttccccactcccttcccgctcccccctccctcataagcccttgataatttataaattattattttgtcatatctttccctgtttggcatctcccttcacccccttttctgttgtccgtcccccatggtggaggtcacatatagatccttataatcggttccctcttaacAACCCACTcgctctctaccctcccagtatcgcctcacacccctggtcctgaaagtatccaCCCtttattccctgtgcctccagatcctatctgcaccagtgtacatcctctgctctatccagacttgcaaggtagaattcggattatggtagttgaggggggaggaagcatttaggaactggaggaaagctgtattcttcatcagtgctacatcgtgccctaactgactcatctcctcccctagacccctctgtgaggggatctccagtggctgacaaatgggctttgggtctctactctgcacttcccccttcattcactatggtaaggtttttttttcctgatgatgccttatacctgatcccttcgacacctcgtgatcgcacaggctgatgtgcttcttccatgtgggctttgttgcttttgagctagatggctgcttgtttaccttcaagcctttaagaccctagacactatcccttttgataaccgggcaccatcagcttttttgccacatttgcttatgcaaccatttgtcctcggtgatcgtatcatagaggtgtgcactcaatgatacgattttttgttctttgatgcctgataactgatccgttcggaaccacgtgatcacgcaggctggtgtgttcttccatgtgggctgtgttgcttctgagctagatggccgcttgtttatcttcaagccttttaagaccctagacgctatctcttttgatagctggacaccatcagctttcttcaccacatttgcttgttcacctgctttggcttcagcggttgtgtcaggagggtgagcatcatagaatgccaatttaatagaagaaagtattcatgcattgagggagtgcttgagtagaggcccaaggtccttccgccatcttaatactaaacctgtaaatataggcacatagatctatttccccatcctcatatatatatatttgcatatgtacatgtctttgtctagacctctaaaatgccctttgcctcctagctctttcctctatttcccttgactttcctcctgtcccacctgggttacagctataccttttcATTACCTTATACGAGTAGTTCTTATCTAACCAcc includes these proteins:
- the HERPUD2 gene encoding homocysteine-responsive endoplasmic reticulum-resident ubiquitin-like domain member 2 protein isoform X2, translated to MDQSGMEIPVTLIIKAPNQKYRDQTISCFLDWTVGKLKTHLSNVYPSKPSSDHSGSTTPSSSQETLSVGASSSSEGLRQRTNLPQAQTDPAESHPFPYVMQGNVDNQFPGQAVAAGIPVYPALSPLQMLWWQQMYAHQYYMQYQAAVSAQATTNANPAQPTAPQPLNLAHVPGEEPQPAPNLVAQENRPVNENVQMNAQGGPVINEEDFNRDWLDWMYTFSRAAILLSIVYFYSSFSRFIMVMGAMLLVYLHQAGWFPFRQEGGQHQAANNHADGHNDGQNANNLELEEMERLMDDGLEAESGEDAGEDGSAQQRPGLMASAWSFITTFFTSLIPEGPPQVAN
- the HERPUD2 gene encoding homocysteine-responsive endoplasmic reticulum-resident ubiquitin-like domain member 2 protein isoform X1, translating into MDQSGMEIPVTLIIKAPNQKYRDQTISCFLDWTVGKLKTHLSNVYPSKPLTKDQRLVYSGRLLPDHLQLKDILRKQDEYHMVHLVCTSRTPPSSPKSCTGTEHHEALASSSSSSSDHSGSTTPSSSQETLSVGASSSSEGLRQRTNLPQAQTDPAESHPFPYVMQGNVDNQFPGQAVAAGIPVYPALSPLQMLWWQQMYAHQYYMQYQAAVSAQATTNANPAQPTAPQPLNLAHVPGEEPQPAPNLVAQENRPVNENVQMNAQGGPVINEEDFNRDWLDWMYTFSRAAILLSIVYFYSSFSRFIMVMGAMLLVYLHQAGWFPFRQEGGQHQAANNHADGHNDGQNANNLELEEMERLMDDGLEAESGEDAGEDGSAQQRPGLMASAWSFITTFFTSLIPEGPPQVAN